A segment of the Corylus avellana chromosome ca2, CavTom2PMs-1.0 genome:
CTTCACTTCATTATGCGTGTTATACAGCCGATTGAAATACGCCTCGAGATGTAATTCTCGTGTTTAAGCCTTCAATTTGTGTCTTAGTTAAAGGATCAAATTTTATAATCTGAATTTATTTAATTTCGTATTAAAttcttgatttttcaaaaattattgtCCCTACGtataatgaaaacaaatcatATACGCAATTTCGAGAAACAACCGGCCAGGTTGTCCGTGGCCCCTGGTTTCATGTTTATAAAGCctatttgtgttgtgttgtgttgtgttgcaGCGTCGATTAGCTGTGATTGGAAATGGCGTGCTCGGAGAAGCAAGTGATGGTGGTAGGGATAGACGACAGCGAGCACAGCTCATACGCGCTGGGGTGGACGCTGGACCACTTCTTCGTCCCTTGCACCTCCAACCCTACTTTCAAGCTCGTCGTCGTCCACGCCAAGCCCATTCCCACCTACGCCGTCGGCCTCGCCGGTCCTGGTAACTGCTACCCACCGATCAcccacacatttttttttaaaaaaaattttaattttacatacATGTGTGTGTTGGACTACTGGTGTGGAATTGTCAAGAAAATTGGATGACTTAGTGGAAATTCACTTGCTGATGTAGGAATTAATGTAGGAGCGGCCGAGGTTTTGCCGATGGTAGAAGCCGATTTGAAGAAGATCGCTGCCCGAGTCGTTGAAAAGGCCAAGGAACTTTGCATCAATAAAtcggtattttttttaaaataataataataataataatgatatttaatagACTCTTATATGATTATAAAACTCAAATAAACTAATTTTGACTGCAACTTCATCCTAGTTGTATAGgagtttattaaataataataataataataatattatatatatatatatatatatatatatatatttggattttTAACTTGAATAGTCTAATCTATTATTTacaagtaatgctacataccgCACCTTATTCTATCATTCCATCCCGTATTCTAGTGTGCTAATGTGATAGTATCTACTAAAcctttttaaacaaaaaaaattcaagggctATTGGAATTGTTAGATCAGCTCAAAATTGAGGTGCATTATATGGCATtacttattatttatatttaaattgaatgCGGCGACGAAGAATTGAACCCggtaaaatcagaaaaaaagaagaactcATACAATGTTTCTAAAATCAATTGAATTGGAGCATTGAACAGATAGGAAGCCTAATACGtgaaatgtttaattttaaattcaagaCGTTTCGCTTGGATAGCATGTTAGATCTacacttatttcaaaatatagtgaatttaattattaattataatattctAACCATGAGAATACATGGTTGTTGAGAAATTTGGTTGCCCAGGAGTCTAATTTCTAGACCGACCAGTCTCTGAAgtaaaatttgcaattttggATCCAGATTTGAAAGTATGCCCTGAAAAAACAGAGCACTTGTTGAGAAATTGCCTTGTTGGCATACAATGGTTGTCATTTTTGACAGTTCATCCCTGAAAATtacatagatacatatatatttatacatacatacatcGCATGCATATACCTAATACATGTGTACCAGTATGGCAGTAACTTGTGTGGGGAAAGTGTTCTTCTTGACATTTCAGATTGTATGCATGCAGGTGAATGATGTGACAGTGGAGGTTGTGGAAGGAGATGGTAGGAATGTTCTCTGTGAGGCCGTGGAGAGACACCATGCATCCATTTTGGTTGTTGGTAGTCATGGCTATGGAGCCATTAAGAGGTATTGatctaatatttttcttcttatttttgttgttacagTTTCCTACTGCAGAATTATAGACAAGTTGAGCAATTAATGTTGGGGAGACATATTTCTTAGGAAGTTCTTTCAATGAACCCATAATATAACATATTGGAACACCACTCACTGTCTTATAACTATGTTCAACACTCGCCCTCCCGAACCAACCCTCGGCTCTGTTACATCACTCTTGGGGTGATTTATTTCTCAGACATTACTCAATCCAAAAACTGAAACTAATGGATTTGGACCCAATTGCGCTATATTAACTCCTCATTCTAATGATATATTTCATAACAATGAGctatttgaatttgttttcaCCATTACTCTGATATTTTATCTTGAAGATCAGAATGTATACTTGTATTGTTCCCTGAAACAAGCAAGAATTCGATCATCCTGCTAGTTTTGACAATGTATTTGATTTTCATGCAGGGCTGTTTTAGGCAGTGTCAGTGACTACTGTGCTCATCATGCTCACTGCACCGTGATGATTGTGAAGAGGCCCAAAATCAAACACTAAAAAAGCTACTTTTCCTGCTTCACATAAACACATATAGCAGTTGAATCAGCCAAGTGATTTACattataataaatttgatcagTGTATATTTATGTGATATTTCATGCAATGTTGCTTGTTGTGTCATCTGCTTCTATACTTTATTCCCACTTGTGAATGGGGCGGCTAGGAATTCTCCTTCATATTCTACACTGGAATTTCATCGAATACGTTATCGTCAATGTGCTTTTTCAAAGCTAGCATCCAATCTTATGTGGTATAAAACTTAAATAACACCCACTTGGCAAAAACAACACCCTAATTATAAGCATCCAATGCTTATTTGGTACTAAATAACATCCAATTCTATTCCCTCCTTTCCCATCTGTAGTGGGAAGATCTCCCTATGTGCCACTCTGATTTGATTGttgtatttattgttttttttttttttttaaagggaaaattacactttatcccccaaagtttggggccatttttaattcgacctctaatgtttcaatttttgcaatgaaccctttaaactttcaaatttttgcaatttgacaatTTCATCAGTCAAAGCCATTTTGACTGATGGAACAGTGATCATGTGCGACGCACGTAATCActgttggcttttttttttttttccccaatatGCCCCCCATCCCAACCTCcgatcactctctctctctctctctccccttgcCGACGAAGACGTCGACAACACCTCCTCAAAAGCAACATCAAACTCATAGGCCGAATTAGCTTCTTCTTTCGGTTGAATTGCAAGGACTGCACTTTGACGTGTACCCTCACTCCCTCTGGGAGAGAAGGAACTCGTGGATAGGATTGGGAGCTTGTCCGTACCGCAAGTATTTTTCAACGAGAAGCTGTTTGGGGGCTTGGTGGCGTTGAACTCTCGGAGGAACAACGACAGATTTGATCAGAGATTGAAGAAAATGGTAGGGAGCAAATGTCCCAACGATGTGCCTGCATCGCTTGTTTATGAATTTGACGACACCGAGGAGAAGTGGACAGACAAGATGATCGGGATCGTCAGGGTTTTACGTCAGAAATTGCCCATTCAGGATCGTttaatgaagatgaagatggtgAAACATTGCTTCTGTGGGAGGAGCAAGACGGTGGAGGTGTTGATTCACCTCTTGGGCTATGTCCG
Coding sequences within it:
- the LOC132170374 gene encoding universal stress protein PHOS34-like isoform X1, coding for MACSEKQVMVVGIDDSEHSSYALGWTLDHFFVPCTSNPTFKLVVVHAKPIPTYAVGLAGPGINVGAAEVLPMVEADLKKIAARVVEKAKELCINKSVNDVTVEVVEGDGRNVLCEAVERHHASILVVGSHGYGAIKRAVLGSVSDYCAHHAHCTVMIVKRPKIKH
- the LOC132170374 gene encoding universal stress protein PHOS34-like isoform X2; the protein is MACSEKQVMVVGIDDSEHSSYALGWTLDHFFVPCTSNPTFKLVVVHAKPIPTYAVGLAGPGAAEVLPMVEADLKKIAARVVEKAKELCINKSVNDVTVEVVEGDGRNVLCEAVERHHASILVVGSHGYGAIKRAVLGSVSDYCAHHAHCTVMIVKRPKIKH